A genomic stretch from Setaria italica strain Yugu1 chromosome VII, Setaria_italica_v2.0, whole genome shotgun sequence includes:
- the LOC101781669 gene encoding uncharacterized protein LOC101781669 has translation MAAPPPPISALCSASPCLVATRTRLAPPVLRTSAAAWPLVLHGGCRGAQGFPGPGRLVARPPVPCAAKRGSGRGEVAAEDGDGTRSRLQAALWGAEAAYILWLFLLPYAPGDPVWAISQATISDLIGLSLNFFFILPLLNSAGVQLLESPVLHPMAEGLFNFVIAWTLMFAPLLFTDSRRDRYQGSLDVLWGFQMFLTNTFLIPYMAIRLNAPDTDQSPSPRSQLGSVMVKGAQVVGTVGGAVCILSIVWALFGRADAGFGDFVERWQYAQSYVVSERLAYAFLWDILLYSIFQPWLIGDNIQNVKADATEFVNVVRFIPVVGLVAYLLCLEKED, from the exons atggcggcgccaccgccacccatCTCCGCCCTCTGCAGCGCCTCTCCCTGTCTTGTCGCCACCCGCACCCGCCTCGCCCCTCCGGTCTTGCGGACCAGTGCCGCAGCGTGGCCACTGGTCTTGCACGGCGGCTGCCGCGGCGCACAAGGCTTCCCCGGGCCGGGGCGCTTGGTGGCTCGGCCCCCCGTGCCGTGCGCGGCGaagcgcggcagcggccgcggcgaggtggCCGCAGAAGATGGAGATGGCACGCGCTCGCGGCTCCAGGCGGCGCTCTGGGGCGCCGAGGCTGCCTACATACTCtggctcttcctcctcccttatGCACCG GGTGACCCGGTGTGGGCAATCTCCCAGGCTACCATCAGCGACCTCATCGGCCTCTCGCTcaacttcttcttcatccttccTCTGCTCAACTCTG CTGGCGTTCAACTGCTGGAATCGCCAGTGCTTCACCCT ATGGCAGAAGGATTGTTTAACTTTGTGATCGCTTGGACGCTGATGTTTGCGCCACTGCTGTTCACGGATTCTAGGAGGGACCGGTACCAGGGATCGCTCGATGTCTTGTGGGGTTTTCAGATGTTCCTCACAAACA CTTTCTTGATTCCTTACATGGCAATCCGACTGAATGCCCCGGATACCGACCAGTCCCCGTCACCAAGGTCACAATTGGGTTCAGTTATGGTTAAAGGTGCACAGGTTGTGGGCACCGTCGGTGGGGCTGTCTGCATTTTGTCCATTGTTTGGGCTCTCTTTGGCCGTGCAGATGCTGGTTTTGGCGACTTCGTGGAACGGTGGCAGTATGCACAGAGCTATGTGGTTTCGGAGCGGCTCGCTTACGCATTCCTCTGGGACATATTGCTGTACTCAATTTTCCAGCCATGGTTGATCGGTGACAACATTCAGAACGTGAAGGCAGATGCTACTGAGTTCGTGAATGTAGTGAGGTTTATCCCGGTTGTAGGCCTAGTTGCCTACCTCCTCTGCTTAGAGAAAGAGGACTAG
- the LOC101782074 gene encoding lysine histidine transporter-like 6, whose translation MVSPSSVLPKVVDDATDQATPRRAKWWYVTFHNVTAMVGAGVLSLPYAMAHLGWGPGVLALLASWGITLYTLRLLIELHECVPGVRFDRLRDLGAHALGPRLGPWLVVPQQLIVQLGCDMVYMVTGGKCLQKFAESVCPTCAPLHQSYWICIFGSFQFLLSQLPNLDAITAVSFLAAAMSLSYSTISWAACVARGPVTGVSYAYRDGPAADSAFRVFGALGQVAFAYAGHGVVLEIQATIPSTPTKPSGATMWKGTVAAYMVTAACYFPVAIAGYWAFGRDVGDNVLVALQRPPWLVAAANMMVVIHVVGSYQVYAMPIFESIETILITRFRVPQGLLLRLVARSAYVAFTLFIAVTFPFFGDLLGFLGGFGFTPTSYFLPCILWLKIKKPPRFSASWFANWGCIVVGVLLMLTSTIGGLRSIIQDASTFQFYS comes from the exons ATGGTCTCCCCTTCGTCAGttcttcccaag GTCGTCGATGACGCGACCGATCAGGCCACCCCTCGGCGCGCCAAGTGGTGGTACGTGACGTTCCACAACGTCACTGCCAtggtcggcgccggcgtgctCAGCCTCCCGTACGCCATGGCTCACCTAGGATG GGGCCCCGGGGTGCTGGCGCTGCTGGCGTCGTGGGGGATCACGCTGTACACGCTGCGGCTGCTGATCGAGCTCCACGAGTGCGTCCCCGGCGTGCGGTTCGACCGGCTCCGCGACCTCGGCGCGCACGCGCTGGGCCCGCGCCTGGGGCCCTGGCTGGTCGTGCCGCAGCAGCTCATCGTGCAGCTCGGCTGCGACATGGTGTACATGGTCACGGGCGGCAAGTGCCTCCAGAAGTTCGCCGAGTCCGTCTGCCCGACCTGCGCGCCGCTGCACCAGTCCTACTGGATCTGCATCTTCGGCTCCTTCCAGTTCCTCCTCTCCCAGCTCCCAAATCTCGACGCCATCACCGCCGtctccttcctcgccgccgccatgtcgcTCAGCTACTCGACCATCTCGTGGGCGGCGTGCGTGGCGCGCGGGCCGGTGACCGGGGTGAGCTACGCGTACAGggacgggccggcggcggactcGGCGTTTCGGGTGTTCGGCGCGCTGGGGCAGGTGGCGTTCGCGTACGCGGGGCACGGCGTGGTGCTGGAGATCCAGGCCACGATCCCGTCCACGCCCACCAAGCCGTCCGGGGCGACCATGTGGAAGGGCACCGTCGCCGCGTACATGGTCACCGCGGCGTGCTACTTCCCCGTCGCGATCGCCGGGTACTGGGCGTTCGGCCGCGACGTCGGCGACAACGTCCTCGTCGCGCTGCAGCGGCCTCCAtggctcgtcgccgccgccaacaTGATGGTCGTCATCCATGTCGTCGGAAGCTATCAG GTGTATGCGATGCCGATATTCGAATCCATTGAGACGATTCTGATCACGAGATTCAGGGTGCCTCAAGGATTGCTGCTCCGTCTCGTGGCTCGATCAGCTTACGTTG CATTCACGCTGTTCATCGCGGTGACGTTCCCGTTCTTCGGCGACCTCCTCGGTTTCTTGGGAGGGTTTGGGTTTACCCCGACATCCTACTTC CTCCCCTGCATTCTGTGGCTAAAGATCAAGAAGCCGCCGAGGTTCAGCGCGTCGTGGTTTGCCAACTGG GGCTGCATCGTCGTCGGAGTGCTGCTGATGCTCACGTCCACCATCGGCGGGCTACGGAGCATCATCCAGGACGCGTCGACATTCCAGTTCTACTCCTGA
- the LOC101783170 gene encoding uncharacterized protein LOC101783170: MHPIQTPTQAAPKQTAETSSFCGSKPTPRSQKLLPRIPGAATQNSPRPRTPTRQTPRKNPADHRSPGTDRLGISHLPPSPARSPCPLATAAVAAAECSPLVLCWVLRIRPQAAGSLTMDPASEELERRSRYLSALVRRTRLADPPQPEPEEEEVAEGKVDVVEPVLLKAAPRVLEEGKGGKEDTKAKERAAAEAKGEGKVAVCVRAADMPLPLQRRAVRIAVEAVAAMPRLQSKRLALALKKDFDTTYGPAWHCIVGTSFGSYVTHSLGGFLYFSVDKVYILLFRTAVEPLAHPE; the protein is encoded by the exons ATGCatccgatccaaaccccaacGCAAGCGGCTCCAAAGCAAACAGCAGAAACAAGCTCGTTTTGCGGAAGCAAACCGACGCCTCGGTCTCAAAAGCTGCTCCCACGAATTCCAGGAGCAGCAACCCAAAACTCGCCTCGGCCTCGCACCCCGACTCGCCAAACCCCAAGGAAAAACCCAGCCGACCACCGCTCCCCCGGGACAGATCGCCTCGGCATCTCCCATCTCCCCCCAAGCCCCGCGCGGTCACCATGtccccttgccaccgccgctGTCGCTGCTGCTGAGTGCTCACCGCTAGTGCTGTGCTGGGTGTTGAGGATCCGTCCGCAGGCGGCAGGCTCGCTGACCATGGACCCGGCCTCCGAGGAGCTCGAGCGCCGCAGCCGCTACCTCAGCGCGCTCGTCCGCCGCACCAGGCTCGCCGACCCGCcccagccggagccggaggaggaggaggtcgcggaGGGGAAGGTGGATGTCGTGGAGCCGGTGCTGCTGAAGGCGGCGCCGCGCGTTCTcgaggaggggaagggagggaaggaggacACCAAGGCGAAGgagagagcggcggcggaggcgaagggGGAGGGGAAGGTGGCGGTGTGCGTGCGGGCGGCGGACATGCCCCTGCCGCTGCAGCGGCGCGCCGTCCGGATCGCCGTCGAGGCTGTCGCCGCCATGCCGCGGCTCCAGAGCAAGCGCCTCGCGCTCGCGCTCAAGAAG GATTTTGATACAACATATGGGCCTGCTTGGCACTGCATTGTCGGCACAAGCTTTGGTTCCTATGTCACTCACTCCTTGGGAGGTTTCTTGTACTTCTCCGTTGATAAGGTCTACATTCTTCTCTTCAGAACTGCCGTTGAGCCACTTGCCCATCCAGAATGA
- the LOC101782762 gene encoding 14-3-3-like protein GF14-6 → MASAELSREENVYMAKLAEQAERYEEMVEFMEKVAKTVDSEELTVEERNLLSVAYKNVIGARRASWRIISSIEQKEEGRGNEDRVTLIKDYRGKIETELTKICDGILKLLESHLVPSSTAPESKVFYLKMKGDYYRYLAEFKTGAERKDAAENTMVAYKAAQDIALAELPPTHPIRLGLALNFSVFYYEILNSPDRACSLAKQAFDEAISELDTLSEESYKDSTLIMQLLRDNLTLWTSDISEDPAEEIREAPKHDSSEGQ, encoded by the exons ATGGCATCAGCGGAGCTTTCCCGTGAGGAGAATGTGTACATGGCCAAGCTCGCCGAGCAGGCTGAGAGGTACGAGGAGATGGTTGAGTTCATGGAGAAGGTAGCCAAGACCGTGGACTCGGAGGAGCTCACCGTGGAGGAGCGCAACCTCCTTTCTGTTGCATACAAGAATGTCATTGGAGCCCGTCGTGCCTCATggcgcatcatctcctccatcGAGCAGAAGGAGGAAGGCCGAGGCAATGAGGACCGTGTAACACTCATCAAGGACTACCGTGGGAAGATTGAGACTGAGCTCACCAAGATCTGTGatggcatcctcaagctgctCGAGTCCCACCTTGTCCCCTCTTCCACTGCCCCCGAGTCCAAGGTCTTCTACCTCAAGATGAAGGGTGACTACTACAG ATACCTTGCTGAGTTCAAGACTGGGGCTGAGAGAAAGGACGCTGCTGAGAATACCATGGTGGCATACAAGGCTGCCCAg GACATTGCTTTGGCTGAGCTGCCTCCAACTCACCCTATTAGGCTTGGTCTGGCACTTAACTTCTCAGTGTTCTACTATGAGATTCTGAACTCACCTGATCGCGCATGCAGTCTTGCAAAGCAG GCTTTTGATGAGGCCATCTCGGAGCTCGACACCCTGAGCGAGGAGTCCTACAAGGACAGCACTTTGATCATGCAACTCCTTCGTGATAACTTGACCCTATGGACTTCCGACATCTCG GAGGACCCTGCGGAAGAGATCAGGGAGGCACCCAAGCACGACTCGAGCGAGGGGCAGTAA
- the LOC101765101 gene encoding non-specific lipid-transfer protein C6 yields MALAPSFCVALLLLVVSVAGVHAVPQAGESSSTSTCSTDLFRLLPCLPFIDGTAAAPADTCCANLGSMVHDEPQCLCQALSNPSTAPVAVNMTRVMGMPGLCRLDLPSAAGACAVAGLLPHGPSPPPPAIPPRPSATSTVPSTLTPARQRPTTPQVTQSPWVSGPMPRYSRGSKVIVDGFSVALGLVALVSVLAF; encoded by the exons ATGGCGCTGGCTCCTTCGTTCTGCgtcgcgctgctgctgctggtggtttCCGTCGCCGGCGTCCACGCGGTGCCCCAGGCAGGCGAGAGCAGCAGCACCTCCACTTGCAGCACCGACCtcttccgcctcctcccctgcctgcCCTTCATcgacggcaccgccgccgcgccggcggacaCCTGCTGCGCCAACCTGGGCAGCATGGTGCACGACGAGCCGCAGTGCCTCTGCCAGGCTCTCAGCAACCCCAGCACGGCCCCCGTCGCCGTCAACATGACGCGCGTGATGGGGATGCCCGGCCTCTGCCGCCTCGACCTCCCGTCCGCCGCTGGCGCCTGCGCAG TTGCAGGGCTTCTTCCCCATGGAccgtcaccgccaccgccggcgatcCCTCCACGCCCAAGCGCGACCTCCACCGTTCCATCGACCCTCACGCCGGCGAGGCAGAGGCCGACGACGCCACAGGTGACACAGTCACCGTGGGTGAGCGGCCCGATGCCACGATACAGCAGGGGTTCCAAGGTGATTGTCGATGGCTTTTCGGTCGCACTTGGTTTGGTGGCGTTGGTGTCAGTCCTAGCTTTCTGA